In a single window of the Coregonus clupeaformis isolate EN_2021a chromosome 10, ASM2061545v1, whole genome shotgun sequence genome:
- the zgc:113054 gene encoding uncharacterized protein zgc:113054 isoform X1, which produces MSRGKINWKDVSDTPMEFMVDFLTKAKEIADSNANIPEELRVNLQKALDIACGLDGYLEKMSSQESAPLAELYKKTMEHNWDKVFEEGKTQFRLPKECITGLVEGQTLKMLVHMSKAKRILEIGMFTGYGALSMAEGLPQDGSLVACELEQYLKEFAKPIFDRSPHGKKITVKIGSAMDSLKELAAAGEQFDMVFIDADKNNYINYYKLILDHNLLRLSGVICVDNSLFKAKVYLEDTADENALALRDFNQFVMSDPRVEQVIVPLRDGISIIRRVPMSTACAGTQSKITDDEVFRGLNGRSILDRMRLDGRVAYVTGAGQGIGRAFAHALGEAGAKVAVVDLEQGKAEGVAEELTLKGINCIAITADISKSVDVERMIDSIVSKWGAIQIACNNAGINMNSASEDTSLEEWDQTFDVNLRGTFMCCQAAGRVMLKQGYGKIINTASMASLIVPHPQKQLAYNTSKAGVVKLTQTLGTEWIDRGVRVNCISPGIVDTPLIHSESLRPLVKRWLSDIPAGRLALVTDLQAAVVYLASDASDYMTGHNLVIDGGQSLW; this is translated from the exons ATGTCGCGGGGAAAGATCAACTGGAAAGATG TCTCTGACACACCGATGGAATTCATGGTGGATTTCTTAACCAAAGCCAAGGAGATAGCAGATAGCAATGCCAACATTCCAGAGGAACTGAGGGTCAACCTACAGAAGGCCCTGGACATAGCGTGTGGTCTAGACGGCTACCTGGAGAAAATGAGTAGCCAGGAAAGTGCACCTCTTGCTGAGCTGTATAA GAAAACAATGGAACACAACTGGGATAAAGTATTCGAGGAGGGCAAGACTCAGTTTCGGCTTCCAAAAGAGTGCATCACTGGGCTTGTGGAAG GCCAGACTCTGAAAATGCTGGTCCACATGAGTAAAGCCAAGAGGATCCTAGAGATAGGCATGTTCACAGGGTATGGTGCACTCTCAATGGCTGAAGGACTGCCCCAGGATGGTTCACTTGTTGCCTGTGAGCTTGAGCAATATCTTAAAGAATTTGCTAAGCCCATATTTGACAGGTCTCCACATGGCAAGAAGATAACGGTGAAGATTGGTTCTGCCATGGATAGCTTGAAG GAATTGGCTGCGGCAGGTGAGCAGTTTGACATGGTCTTCATCGACGCAGACAAGAACAACTACATCAACTACTACAAGTTGATTCTGGACCATAACCTCCTACGGCTGAGTGGTGTGATATGTGTGGATAACTCTCTGTTTAAGGCTAAGGTCTACCTAGAGGACACCGCTGATGAAAACGCACTGGCACTTCGGGATTTTAACCAGTTTGTGATGAGTGATCCTCGTGTGGAGCAG GTCATTGTCCCTCTCAGAGATGGCATCAGCATCATCCGCAGAGTACCTATGTCAACAGCATGTGCAGGCACACAG AGCAAGATAACAGACGATGAGGTATTCCGGGGTTTGAACGGGAGGTCGATCCTGGACCGGATGCGTCTGGACGGCAGGGTGGCCTATGTGACAGGGGCAGGCCAGGGTATAGGCAGGGCGTTCGCACATGCCCTGGGAGAGGCTGGGGCCAAAGTGGCTGTGGTAGACCTGGAACAAGGGAAGGCTGAGGGCGTGGCAGAGGAGCTCACACTGAAAG GGATAAATTGCATTGCGATTACTGCTGACATCAGCAAATCGGTGGATGTTGAGAGGATGATTGACAGCATTGTGTCCAAATGGGGAGCGATCCAAATAGCATGCAACAACGCAGGGATCAACATGAACTCAGCCAGTGAAGACACCAGTCTGGAAGAGTGGGACCAAACCTTTGATGTCAACTTGAGGGGGACCTTCATGTGTTGTCAG GCTGCAGGTCGTGTGATGCTGAAGCAAGGATATGGGAAGATTATTAACACAGCATCCATGGCCAGTCTAATAG TGCCCCATCCACAGAAGCAGCTTGCCTACAACACCTCAAAGGCAGGAGTGGTCAAACTGACACAGACACTTGGCACAGAGTGGATCGACAGAGGGGTCCGTGTTAACTGCATCTCACC gGGGATTGTTGACACCCCTCTCATCCACTCGGAGAGTTTGAGGCCTCTGGTGAAGCGCTGGCTGTCAGATATCCCTGCTGGACGACTGGCTCTAGTGACAGACCTGCAAGCTGCAGTGGTCTACTTGGCATCTGACGCCTCCGACTACATGACAGGGCATAACTTAGTCATAGACGGTGGGCAAAGTCtgtggtag
- the zgc:113054 gene encoding uncharacterized protein zgc:113054 isoform X2 translates to MQAAKVSDTPMEFMVDFLTKAKEIADSNANIPEELRVNLQKALDIACGLDGYLEKMSSQESAPLAELYKKTMEHNWDKVFEEGKTQFRLPKECITGLVEGQTLKMLVHMSKAKRILEIGMFTGYGALSMAEGLPQDGSLVACELEQYLKEFAKPIFDRSPHGKKITVKIGSAMDSLKELAAAGEQFDMVFIDADKNNYINYYKLILDHNLLRLSGVICVDNSLFKAKVYLEDTADENALALRDFNQFVMSDPRVEQVIVPLRDGISIIRRVPMSTACAGTQSKITDDEVFRGLNGRSILDRMRLDGRVAYVTGAGQGIGRAFAHALGEAGAKVAVVDLEQGKAEGVAEELTLKGINCIAITADISKSVDVERMIDSIVSKWGAIQIACNNAGINMNSASEDTSLEEWDQTFDVNLRGTFMCCQAAGRVMLKQGYGKIINTASMASLIVPHPQKQLAYNTSKAGVVKLTQTLGTEWIDRGVRVNCISPGIVDTPLIHSESLRPLVKRWLSDIPAGRLALVTDLQAAVVYLASDASDYMTGHNLVIDGGQSLW, encoded by the exons ATGCAGGCTGCCAAAG TCTCTGACACACCGATGGAATTCATGGTGGATTTCTTAACCAAAGCCAAGGAGATAGCAGATAGCAATGCCAACATTCCAGAGGAACTGAGGGTCAACCTACAGAAGGCCCTGGACATAGCGTGTGGTCTAGACGGCTACCTGGAGAAAATGAGTAGCCAGGAAAGTGCACCTCTTGCTGAGCTGTATAA GAAAACAATGGAACACAACTGGGATAAAGTATTCGAGGAGGGCAAGACTCAGTTTCGGCTTCCAAAAGAGTGCATCACTGGGCTTGTGGAAG GCCAGACTCTGAAAATGCTGGTCCACATGAGTAAAGCCAAGAGGATCCTAGAGATAGGCATGTTCACAGGGTATGGTGCACTCTCAATGGCTGAAGGACTGCCCCAGGATGGTTCACTTGTTGCCTGTGAGCTTGAGCAATATCTTAAAGAATTTGCTAAGCCCATATTTGACAGGTCTCCACATGGCAAGAAGATAACGGTGAAGATTGGTTCTGCCATGGATAGCTTGAAG GAATTGGCTGCGGCAGGTGAGCAGTTTGACATGGTCTTCATCGACGCAGACAAGAACAACTACATCAACTACTACAAGTTGATTCTGGACCATAACCTCCTACGGCTGAGTGGTGTGATATGTGTGGATAACTCTCTGTTTAAGGCTAAGGTCTACCTAGAGGACACCGCTGATGAAAACGCACTGGCACTTCGGGATTTTAACCAGTTTGTGATGAGTGATCCTCGTGTGGAGCAG GTCATTGTCCCTCTCAGAGATGGCATCAGCATCATCCGCAGAGTACCTATGTCAACAGCATGTGCAGGCACACAG AGCAAGATAACAGACGATGAGGTATTCCGGGGTTTGAACGGGAGGTCGATCCTGGACCGGATGCGTCTGGACGGCAGGGTGGCCTATGTGACAGGGGCAGGCCAGGGTATAGGCAGGGCGTTCGCACATGCCCTGGGAGAGGCTGGGGCCAAAGTGGCTGTGGTAGACCTGGAACAAGGGAAGGCTGAGGGCGTGGCAGAGGAGCTCACACTGAAAG GGATAAATTGCATTGCGATTACTGCTGACATCAGCAAATCGGTGGATGTTGAGAGGATGATTGACAGCATTGTGTCCAAATGGGGAGCGATCCAAATAGCATGCAACAACGCAGGGATCAACATGAACTCAGCCAGTGAAGACACCAGTCTGGAAGAGTGGGACCAAACCTTTGATGTCAACTTGAGGGGGACCTTCATGTGTTGTCAG GCTGCAGGTCGTGTGATGCTGAAGCAAGGATATGGGAAGATTATTAACACAGCATCCATGGCCAGTCTAATAG TGCCCCATCCACAGAAGCAGCTTGCCTACAACACCTCAAAGGCAGGAGTGGTCAAACTGACACAGACACTTGGCACAGAGTGGATCGACAGAGGGGTCCGTGTTAACTGCATCTCACC gGGGATTGTTGACACCCCTCTCATCCACTCGGAGAGTTTGAGGCCTCTGGTGAAGCGCTGGCTGTCAGATATCCCTGCTGGACGACTGGCTCTAGTGACAGACCTGCAAGCTGCAGTGGTCTACTTGGCATCTGACGCCTCCGACTACATGACAGGGCATAACTTAGTCATAGACGGTGGGCAAAGTCtgtggtag
- the zgc:113054 gene encoding uncharacterized protein zgc:113054 isoform X3, with the protein MEFMVDFLTKAKEIADSNANIPEELRVNLQKALDIACGLDGYLEKMSSQESAPLAELYKKTMEHNWDKVFEEGKTQFRLPKECITGLVEGQTLKMLVHMSKAKRILEIGMFTGYGALSMAEGLPQDGSLVACELEQYLKEFAKPIFDRSPHGKKITVKIGSAMDSLKELAAAGEQFDMVFIDADKNNYINYYKLILDHNLLRLSGVICVDNSLFKAKVYLEDTADENALALRDFNQFVMSDPRVEQVIVPLRDGISIIRRVPMSTACAGTQSKITDDEVFRGLNGRSILDRMRLDGRVAYVTGAGQGIGRAFAHALGEAGAKVAVVDLEQGKAEGVAEELTLKGINCIAITADISKSVDVERMIDSIVSKWGAIQIACNNAGINMNSASEDTSLEEWDQTFDVNLRGTFMCCQAAGRVMLKQGYGKIINTASMASLIVPHPQKQLAYNTSKAGVVKLTQTLGTEWIDRGVRVNCISPGIVDTPLIHSESLRPLVKRWLSDIPAGRLALVTDLQAAVVYLASDASDYMTGHNLVIDGGQSLW; encoded by the exons ATGGAATTCATGGTGGATTTCTTAACCAAAGCCAAGGAGATAGCAGATAGCAATGCCAACATTCCAGAGGAACTGAGGGTCAACCTACAGAAGGCCCTGGACATAGCGTGTGGTCTAGACGGCTACCTGGAGAAAATGAGTAGCCAGGAAAGTGCACCTCTTGCTGAGCTGTATAA GAAAACAATGGAACACAACTGGGATAAAGTATTCGAGGAGGGCAAGACTCAGTTTCGGCTTCCAAAAGAGTGCATCACTGGGCTTGTGGAAG GCCAGACTCTGAAAATGCTGGTCCACATGAGTAAAGCCAAGAGGATCCTAGAGATAGGCATGTTCACAGGGTATGGTGCACTCTCAATGGCTGAAGGACTGCCCCAGGATGGTTCACTTGTTGCCTGTGAGCTTGAGCAATATCTTAAAGAATTTGCTAAGCCCATATTTGACAGGTCTCCACATGGCAAGAAGATAACGGTGAAGATTGGTTCTGCCATGGATAGCTTGAAG GAATTGGCTGCGGCAGGTGAGCAGTTTGACATGGTCTTCATCGACGCAGACAAGAACAACTACATCAACTACTACAAGTTGATTCTGGACCATAACCTCCTACGGCTGAGTGGTGTGATATGTGTGGATAACTCTCTGTTTAAGGCTAAGGTCTACCTAGAGGACACCGCTGATGAAAACGCACTGGCACTTCGGGATTTTAACCAGTTTGTGATGAGTGATCCTCGTGTGGAGCAG GTCATTGTCCCTCTCAGAGATGGCATCAGCATCATCCGCAGAGTACCTATGTCAACAGCATGTGCAGGCACACAG AGCAAGATAACAGACGATGAGGTATTCCGGGGTTTGAACGGGAGGTCGATCCTGGACCGGATGCGTCTGGACGGCAGGGTGGCCTATGTGACAGGGGCAGGCCAGGGTATAGGCAGGGCGTTCGCACATGCCCTGGGAGAGGCTGGGGCCAAAGTGGCTGTGGTAGACCTGGAACAAGGGAAGGCTGAGGGCGTGGCAGAGGAGCTCACACTGAAAG GGATAAATTGCATTGCGATTACTGCTGACATCAGCAAATCGGTGGATGTTGAGAGGATGATTGACAGCATTGTGTCCAAATGGGGAGCGATCCAAATAGCATGCAACAACGCAGGGATCAACATGAACTCAGCCAGTGAAGACACCAGTCTGGAAGAGTGGGACCAAACCTTTGATGTCAACTTGAGGGGGACCTTCATGTGTTGTCAG GCTGCAGGTCGTGTGATGCTGAAGCAAGGATATGGGAAGATTATTAACACAGCATCCATGGCCAGTCTAATAG TGCCCCATCCACAGAAGCAGCTTGCCTACAACACCTCAAAGGCAGGAGTGGTCAAACTGACACAGACACTTGGCACAGAGTGGATCGACAGAGGGGTCCGTGTTAACTGCATCTCACC gGGGATTGTTGACACCCCTCTCATCCACTCGGAGAGTTTGAGGCCTCTGGTGAAGCGCTGGCTGTCAGATATCCCTGCTGGACGACTGGCTCTAGTGACAGACCTGCAAGCTGCAGTGGTCTACTTGGCATCTGACGCCTCCGACTACATGACAGGGCATAACTTAGTCATAGACGGTGGGCAAAGTCtgtggtag